ACAATTCCAGTGAGTTGCAGGACACAGCTGATATGTTCGTTTGGATTAAATATACCATTATTCCCATCACTTGACAGCAGATTTCTAAGTAGATTGCTCTTACTGGCTCTTTTTATCAATCTAATTAGAGTCAGGCTTACAGCCTCTGAACTGAGAGCAACTAGCTACCTAGGAGCTTTACAAGGCTGTTACATTTTATACATTGGAATGTAGTAGACTGTGTTTAGAagaataaatacacaaaatattttaattgaggACTAAACATCATTTGCAGTGATGCACACTCAGAGGTTTGTTGCTGCTTTAAATCTGAAATGATCAATGCATGGCAGCAAGGCaaatctcagtttaaaaaaagtttgttttcagaaagtgttCATATGTGCaacatttatttgcatatgTGAGCAAGTGTGCATGAGAACACACAACTGGAAGCAGTgcaatacattttcttctcacaAGTTACAACTAGCCACTACATCATGACAGATCTGGAGTTATTCTCaactggagaaggaagagctgtCCACTAATGTTATGAATTCTGAGGAAATGTCCATATCCCAACCATggtctgtttttctaaaaaaacagGCTATAAATCACTTGCATGGGACTAAACTGTAGAGATCTCGTTAAACATGACTAAATGTGTAGATTATTTAATTAGGCATTGTCATCTCTAACATGAAAAAAGTAATTCCCAATTATATGGATCTGTTATATTTACAGCAcactttggtttttttttttaaaaaaaaatagagattcctttgaggagtttttttttccaattgtaCTTGTGGATTGTCTAGAATAATGTAACTGAAAAAGTAACAGGCAGATAAAGGATTTTCTCTGCAATAGCAAAAAGTTGGACGTGTAGAACGCTTCCTCCTACCTTCTGAAAAGGTATAGGCCTGTACTGCTTGCGTAAGTGCATTTATTTGATGTTTTGATGTGGTTGTTCTATATGCATCTGTAGACATGGATATGCACATCTATCATGTACACATAccagtattttattaatattggcatttcagtttcttattttgatcataacttatttttctaatttggaTACATTACAGATATGAACAAAAGATTGAAGCCTGTCAGCAAAGGTGCTATTACAGGTCACACTTGATCTGTGTTCCCTCTGCTAGACAATACATATGCCCAGTGGCAAtctgacaaaaataaacttgtttcaTCTCCAAAATTGAAGAGTCAGACAATTACTAAAATAAACGATTTCTTATTCAGATGGTCACAGAGTGACAAGGTATGTTGAAAATGTTAAGTCCACAGACAGAGGAAATCTCACTCAGAACAGGCACAGTCCAGTTCAGTTGAGCAGATACTCAGATTAAGGCTGTGTCCCTCAGAGAAGAACACAtctgaaaaagctgcttttcttttgctggtCTGGTGTGATTTTGACTCCCTGGTTGCTGCCTTGCGGGCTATTGCCTTCCTGAAGATTCAAAGAATTTTAAGTTACTTATTTATACTTAACAGCTCTTAGCATCACTGCAAGATCTAGCATGTACATCCACTTTGGTGAATCAAGGCTGTGATTACACAAAAACTATTCTTAAGATAAGCAGAAACTGTCATTCATTTAAGCGAGCCTTACATCAGCCGCTACCAGAGGTCAAATAATTGCATCTGCTACTTTTGGATCCGACTAACAAGGATTGCTCTTATTCTTCTAACTTCTATAAACAAAAAGACCACCAAAATTAAAAGATGTTTACTGAAATACTTCATAAACATCAACAGGACCAAAACAGTATAGCTATGTCTTCACACATCTAGTCACATTAATGCAGAACAGTTGGTAAAAGtagaaacaattttttattaGCTTCATTTTGCTGTACAAAAGATTACTTATGAACGCATCCTGAGAAAtgactttattattattaaaaagactAATTAGTTCTCCATCTAGATTTAAACATAAGACTTTGAAGGCTACAGTGAAGTATAAATTGGGCATCCCATATttaaatgattcattttttcagaCTGCTGTAGCAAGAAATACCATTAAACTGCTCTGTTCTACCACTCACTTGGCtttcaataaaacaaataaaagataattttatttagagaaCCTCTACGTTCAGAAATCAGCTGCAACAGTTGAAGCAACTGTTGATATCCCAAGGTCAAAGTAGTTTGAGAAAACTAAATTTCTCTTACCTTCAGTGCATCCCCCATGAAAGaaaccacaaaatatttctgattcaCCATGATACAGTACCTGGtagtgggctttttttttgttccttcctgTTTAAATACAACTTGGGCTAAGAAAAAATTACTCACCAACTTCTTGTCCATTTTTGCTTTGATATCTCTTGCAAGAGTGAAAAACGCCTATAATAAGCACACCAGTAAAAAGTTACAAGGCTAAGAAAACGTACtctaatatttttgttagtaATAAGCTGCCTTCCAATGCTTCTATAAATATCAAAATCTGGAATAACgtcaaatttgttctttttctcctccaggttTTAGTGTTCCTACCCCTGtctttctctgcatcttttctAAACCCACTACTGCCTTTTTGAGGCTGAAAACTGTAACAGGACACAGTACCCACAATGTGGACACATGCAAGTTTTATATACTGGTAAGATGATGCTCTTTGTAAATGGCATTATCAAATACATGCAAAAACATAAAGCAATCTCTTTGGGATGCTCTTCTAATGCAGTTTGCTGTAAAGCCCTTGCATTACACTTGAAGCACCAAGTTCAACTTAAATCACTTAGAACAACATTGGTTAGACGATGCCTTCAGAGGATGCAGAGATATGTATTTAATAACCCATCTGAAATATCTAAAAATTGAGTTTTGGATCCAGTCAGCATGGCTCAGTGTTCTTACTACCTCTTTGCACAAACATTCGAAGATAGAAGGGAAAGGTTGCATACTTACATTCTCTAtgtttatatttgcttttgcaCTCGTCTCCATAAATTTAATTCCAAAACTTGCAGCAAGCTGAACAAAAGCAGGTTCATGTTAGTTGGATAATCATGAGAATAGCTATAAATATAACCAACTGTACAGGATCTAGCCCTCCAAGAGTGACTGACAAGAACTGGGGATTTACTCAAGCAGAACAACAACTTGCAAAAATCAGGAACTGAATCTCATTCCTATCAGAATCTATTCTCACTgatattcttctgttttacatTCTGCACATATTTTAATCTGCtcctttgttccttttttttttgtttttgcataaGTATCCTGTGAGACTTGCAAGGTCTGCAGTGTACATAAGTATATTCTTTACCTTGACTAATTAACAATTGGAGCCAGGAAAGACAATCTTACTTACTTCGTCTCACTGTCTTTCACCAAGAAGGGACATACTTAAATGCTAACCTTTTGCATGCTTATTCTTCCTTTCACTACGAATAAATTCAGTTTGTTGCTTTGCATCTAAGAAATCCTGACTAGACGACTGACAAACAAGAACTCTTATCAGaaactcatctttttttcagtgtgggGAAGTATATTGCAACTACAGCTTGGGAAATGTAAAATAGCTCTGCATAAAAATACCTTTGAAGTAACAGAGCAATACATAGACAATAATGAATAtaatgtttgtattttgaaaagtctaagttgaaataaattaaagcaGCGAGGTTTTTGGGGGTGGTGCAGCAGACTCAGTGTATAAATTCTCAAGCATgttatagaaaatgaaaattactgcttttgaaGTTAAAGGCTGACTTCAGCCTCTGTTACTAAACATTGTAATACAGCTGTTTATAATGCTAAGAATACATTATTTTACATCTAAGTTAACCATTCCTAAACAGTCCCAAACATCAGCAAATGGCAGTTTTATAAAACACTCTAGAGGCTTTCAGATTTCTAACTTTTGAagtgagcttttctttttagaaaagaatttcttaAGAAATCAATAACCACTAACTCTGAACCATTTTCCCCACTGGAAGAGTAAGTTTTCTACCAGCAGAATAACAGACTTTGAGAGACTAccccatttttttccagctgggGTGTACAcatcaaaatgaataaaaactattttaacatTCAACATTCACATAGAAGATTTCACTGCTGAGACCAAGATAAGAGAGAAAGATTAAATCCAAGAGGGAATACATGGTACTTCAGTGAGCTTTCAGAAGAAGTGGATCAATCTTACTGTCTGGAACTTCAAAATGAGTGCTTTAGTCCTCCTAAGGCAGCCATTGCATAGGCTCCTGCCTCTAAAGCAGCAAGTCAGACACACGAGCCACACTTTGAAATGGTCTTGGCAGTAAGGCACTTTGCAGGGTTTAAAACGACTGAGGGCTTTAAGAAGTATTCAGTTCCGAGCACTAACTTCAGCCTCTGCGCAGAGGCAGGATGAAGCCAGGCTACGGCGCTTACCTTCTCCCCTTGCTCTCTAGAGACTTGTCTTTTGTCATTTGCATCACATTTATTCCCAAGAATCATTTTTTCAACATCCGGGGAGGCATGCTGACACAGaaacagacagaagaaagtatttcagcttgcttttttgTAGACAAACACCATCAGAAAGATGAAGCATGCATCAAGTATTGAAAACAAAAGTGCTGATGTGAAGCATTCTCTATAGATTTATGAGTTCCCCCAGAACACCCCATCCCAGCAGCTTACTTCAGACACTCAGAGCTCAGTGCCTTGCATAAAGACAACTCTTTAGGTCACTTGACCGCAGCAGGAAAACACCTCCTAGTTCCTCCAGTCACTAGAAAGGCTACAGTCATACAACTCTCTCTGATTTGTGTGAGCACACGGCAACACTGTTACCCAAGACGTTCCAAAAGACTTTACCAATTTTCTCCCAACGTTTTCCACAATTTACCATACACTACCTGAATTAAGAAGAAACATAACAATGCTAAAGCATTTAACTTTTATCTGCTTCTGGAAAGGGGGAtagcatttttaatattcagtaaGTAAACAGATTACCTCTTCAATATTCCTGACCCAGTTCcgaatattttcaaaagatttttcgTTGGTGATGTCATAGACTAGCATAATGCCCTAAAGATtaccccaaaaaaaaaaaaaagcagatattttatttcagctagCATCAGTTTAAGCAAAGTTAAAAGACTTCTCCATGATAAACTTAacagactattaaaaaaatattagtttcaAGATACACATAACATTTAACCACAATCTGCATCTCATTAGATAAGGGCTACTAGATGCATAAACACACAGCAAGTCACAACAGAAGCCTGACTTTGCAGGTCTCCGCATCGTCTCATTTAGCTTCAATACTATTAGCACTTCGGAACGGGAGTGCAAGCTGGGTTTACACTCGGTTATCTACATCCCCCCTTAAAACCCAGCTTGTTTGAGTACAAAAACTTGCGTTTGCTCATGGCTTAGTACAAGCTGCTCTGCTCCTACCATCGCTCCCCGGTAGTACGCTGTCGTGATGGTTCGGAATCGTTCCTGCCCAGCCGTGTCCCTGAAACGGACCAGAACACAGGGGCTCACGCAACCCGTCTAAGCTACTGCGCTGGAACTAGAGCCAGCAGAAGTTTTAgtttagtattttaaatcagTCTTTAGAAGCGCTGAAACTACAATTATGGTTTCAAAGATACTGTAAACTACCGATGAACACAgctacaataaaatattaacgATGACATTACTACCGCACACACACTGACACCACATTATCAGAAACTAATTCGTGCAACCTCAGAAGAAAACTCTTACCAGATCTGTAGTTTAATTCTCTTGCCATCTAGCTCTATAGtcctaattttaaaatcaataccTGAAAAGAGAAGTAACTACATTACTCTCAGTTTCTACTGGAGGCCACACGAGCTCTTCCCCTCGCACTTCCCGGTGAGaggcccgcggcccccgcgcagcggcgcgggcAGAGGCCCCTTCCAGGCAGCTCCCGCCGCGGAACGCCAAGTTTTAAAGTCGCTCGCGCTAAACGCCGGCACCTGCGCAACGCAGCGCGGCGACTcgagccgccggggccgggggggagcCCGCGCCGCGTCCCCGCGGAGACGGGGCGAGGCGACAGACCGCGACGaagccccgcggccggcgcgaAGAGCAGCCGGCAGAGCCGGGCCCCGAGCGGGCCCCGGGCGGGCCCcgggcgggccggcggcgccgccgccctgccctccgccgccgccgcggcccggtCTCCCCGCGGGGAGGCCGCACCGGGCGCGGCGCCCTCACCGCACCGATGGTGGAGATGAAGGTGGCGTTGAAGGCATCCTCGGAGAAGCGGAAGAGCGCGCAGGTCTTGCCCACGCCCGAGTCGCCGATGAGCAGCAGCTTGAAGAGGTAGTCGTACGTCTTCGCCATGTTcgcggcgccgcccccggcagcgccgccccggcagcgcccgccccccgcgccgcctcacaggccgggcccgccggccgccgccgcgcgccgcgcgcccATTGGCTGAGCGCGCCCGCGCGTCACctcggggcccggcgccccccgcggccgAGCAGGAAGAGAACGGGGCCGGCGCCCCATTGGCCGGCGGGATGCGCCCCGCGTGTAAACGGCCGCGCCATTGGCCGCTCGCCCCGCGGCGCCTGCCCGGCGAGGAGCCACTTCCGGCGGCGGGCGGAAGCCGCGTGCGGCTACGCGGCGGTGCGAAGCGCCCGCTGACGTCATGCCCAGACGGTGCGCGGGAGTGACGTAGGAGCGCAGGAACGACAGAGCAGGGCGACAACGCGGCTCGGGGTGAAGCCGTTTAATATGAAAACCCGGGGTCGCGGGTAacgcgccgcggccgccgcgcgcgctgGGTTACACAGAAGCAGCCCGGCagccgcggggggccgcgctcggccgcctcccgccgctccgcggccgccgagcACAGGAACA
This sequence is a window from Rhea pennata isolate bPtePen1 chromosome 27, bPtePen1.pri, whole genome shotgun sequence. Protein-coding genes within it:
- the RAB8A gene encoding ras-related protein Rab-8A, yielding MAKTYDYLFKLLLIGDSGVGKTCALFRFSEDAFNATFISTIGIDFKIRTIELDGKRIKLQIWDTAGQERFRTITTAYYRGAMGIMLVYDITNEKSFENIRNWVRNIEEHASPDVEKMILGNKCDANDKRQVSREQGEKLAASFGIKFMETSAKANINIENAFFTLARDIKAKMDKKLEGNSPQGSNQGVKITPDQQKKSSFFRCVLL